The Candidatus Binatia bacterium genome has a window encoding:
- a CDS encoding agmatine deiminase translates to MPAEWEPHEATWLAWPHKEESWPGLFEAIPPVWAEIVRALVPGEEVRILVADSAMEEQARRTLVEGNVPLQRVRFFHIPTNDAWIRDHGPTFVVHRREKRTAIVDWDYNAWGGKYPPWDLDDAVPGRIAEALHLPLARPGMVLEGGSIDVNGCGSLLTTEACLLNPNRNPELTRDEIERRLRDFLGVRHILWLGDGIVGDDTDGHVDDLARFVSPHQVVAVWTEDRSAPDYPALADNMQRLQRMRDQDGRPLHVIPLPLPDPVFFEGQQLPASYANFYIANAAVLVPTFGVPQDRYALATLQELFPDRRVIGIGCRELIWGLGAIHCVTQQQPRP, encoded by the coding sequence ATGCCCGCGGAGTGGGAGCCTCACGAGGCCACATGGCTCGCGTGGCCGCACAAGGAAGAGTCGTGGCCGGGGCTGTTCGAAGCCATACCGCCCGTGTGGGCAGAAATCGTCCGGGCTCTTGTTCCCGGCGAAGAGGTGCGGATCCTCGTTGCCGACTCCGCGATGGAGGAGCAAGCGCGGCGCACACTCGTCGAAGGCAACGTGCCACTCCAACGCGTGCGGTTTTTTCACATCCCCACGAACGATGCCTGGATACGAGACCACGGACCGACCTTTGTTGTGCATCGGCGGGAGAAACGAACCGCCATTGTGGACTGGGATTACAACGCATGGGGCGGAAAGTACCCCCCGTGGGATTTGGACGATGCGGTGCCGGGACGTATCGCGGAAGCGCTGCATCTACCACTTGCGCGGCCCGGGATGGTACTCGAAGGAGGGTCCATTGACGTCAATGGCTGCGGAAGTCTCCTGACCACTGAAGCTTGCCTTTTGAATCCCAATCGCAACCCAGAGCTGACGCGCGACGAAATCGAGCGGCGGTTGCGCGACTTTCTCGGGGTTCGCCACATCTTGTGGCTTGGCGATGGCATCGTGGGCGACGATACGGATGGTCACGTGGACGACCTCGCGCGATTCGTCTCGCCCCACCAGGTGGTCGCCGTGTGGACCGAGGACCGTTCTGCGCCCGACTATCCTGCTCTCGCGGACAACATGCAGCGCTTGCAACGGATGCGAGATCAGGACGGGCGGCCTCTACACGTTATCCCGCTCCCCCTGCCCGACCCCGTGTTTTTCGAAGGGCAACAACTCCCGGCCAGTTACGCCAATTTTTACATCGCCAACGCCGCAGTACTCGTGCCCACTTTCGGCGTGCCTCAAGACCGATACGCGCTCGCGACTCTTCAAGAGTTGTTCCCCGATCGCCGCGTAATCGGTATCGGCTGCCGCGAGCTCATCTGGGGTCTCGGCGCAATCCACTGTGTCACCCAGCAACAGCCCCGCCCGTAA
- a CDS encoding apolipoprotein acyltransferase has protein sequence MAIPKGTELRVALAQMRCSEAPGENLRRAVELVRQAAGRGAHVVCLPELFRTRYFCQREVPELFDLAESIPGPTTDALARAAAAAQVAVIGSVFERRAAGLYHNTAVVLHADGTLAGVYRKLHIPHDPLYFEKYYFTPGDLGVRVFTVSDWNISVLVCWDQWFPEAARLAALSGAELLLYPTAIGWHPQEKREHGADQYSAWQTIQRAHAIANGLFVAACNRVGTEDNLEFWGGSFACDPFGRVLSQASHEQEEVLLFECNRQAIEETRRHWPFLRDRRIDAYDGLLKRYRGDEFL, from the coding sequence ATGGCAATACCCAAGGGGACGGAGCTTCGCGTAGCGCTGGCGCAAATGCGCTGTAGCGAGGCCCCGGGGGAAAATCTCCGCCGGGCGGTGGAACTGGTTCGCCAAGCTGCGGGCCGAGGGGCCCACGTGGTTTGCCTTCCAGAGCTGTTTCGGACTCGGTACTTCTGCCAGCGCGAAGTGCCCGAATTGTTCGATCTCGCCGAATCCATTCCCGGCCCCACGACCGATGCGCTGGCTCGTGCCGCCGCTGCCGCGCAAGTGGCTGTGATCGGTTCGGTCTTCGAGCGCAGAGCAGCCGGCCTTTACCACAACACGGCGGTGGTCCTACATGCCGATGGCACGCTTGCCGGCGTGTACCGCAAGCTGCACATCCCGCACGATCCTTTGTACTTCGAGAAGTACTACTTTACGCCTGGAGACCTCGGAGTGCGGGTCTTCACCGTATCGGACTGGAACATCAGCGTGTTGGTTTGCTGGGATCAGTGGTTTCCAGAAGCCGCCCGGCTAGCCGCATTGAGCGGTGCCGAGTTGCTCCTGTACCCGACAGCCATCGGTTGGCACCCGCAGGAAAAGCGCGAACACGGCGCCGATCAATACTCCGCATGGCAAACCATCCAGCGAGCCCATGCCATCGCGAACGGATTGTTCGTGGCTGCCTGCAATCGCGTCGGTACGGAAGACAACCTCGAGTTCTGGGGCGGTTCCTTTGCGTGCGACCCGTTTGGCCGTGTCCTGAGCCAAGCTTCCCACGAACAGGAGGAGGTGCTCCTGTTCGAGTGTAACCGCCAGGCAATCGAAGAGACCCGACGACATTGGCCTTTCTTGCGCGACCGTCGCATTGACGCCTACGACGGCCTCTTGAAGCGATACAGGGGCGACGAGTTTCTCTGA
- a CDS encoding membrane protein, whose protein sequence is MAIIELLGRVLLALIFILAGLNKIPNFTKVAEGMAQHRVPLPEAALIATILIEVLGGLAIAIGVRTRAAATVLVAWLLVVTVVYHTNLVVQHPEDQTIQFLKNLAILGGLLGLVARGPGKISFDERPRRNRLEV, encoded by the coding sequence ATGGCAATCATAGAGCTGTTGGGACGGGTGCTGTTGGCGTTGATCTTTATCCTGGCCGGGCTCAACAAAATACCGAACTTTACGAAAGTGGCTGAAGGCATGGCACAACACCGGGTTCCATTGCCCGAGGCAGCGCTCATCGCAACGATTCTCATCGAAGTGTTGGGGGGGCTAGCGATCGCAATCGGCGTGCGCACACGGGCGGCGGCTACTGTTCTTGTCGCTTGGTTGCTTGTCGTCACGGTTGTGTATCACACAAATCTGGTCGTCCAGCATCCCGAAGACCAGACCATCCAATTCCTCAAAAACCTGGCCATTCTGGGCGGGCTCCTGGGGCTGGTTGCGCGTGGACCCGGGAAGATCAGCTTCGACGAACGCCCGCGCCGGAATCGGCTCGAAGTGTGA